In one Corallococcus sp. EGB genomic region, the following are encoded:
- a CDS encoding sigma-54-dependent transcriptional regulator translates to MVDDELSMREYLEILLVREGYAVTSVPGVEPARAVLARDPVDLVISDMKLGAAGSGLDVLRAARALKEPPEVVLITAFGTPSSAVEAMREGAYDYICKPFDNEELRLLVHKALEKRALRQENSTLKARLLPGLGGLLVGTSARMRAVWQLVEKVAPGRSTVLVTGESGTGKELVARAVHLRGHRAAQPFLPFNCAALNEGVLESELFGHMRGSFTGATHERQGLLISAGEGTVMLDEVGEMPLATQVKLLRVLQERKVKPVGSAAEIPFQARVIAATNRRLEAEVKAGRFREDLFYRLNVITLELPPLRERPEDIPALATHFLSRLAEELGRPGLRFAPETLALMERYAFPGNVRQLQNMVERAATLSDTDVLSPATLPPSVRGEAEPQARPGDTGEPVLGQGFNLERHLDDHERRHLLAALKQAQGVKTRAAELLGLSFRSFRYRLAKHGLTDELDEPGNTRVG, encoded by the coding sequence GTGGTGGACGACGAGCTGTCCATGCGCGAGTACCTGGAGATATTGCTCGTGCGCGAGGGCTACGCGGTGACGAGCGTGCCCGGCGTGGAGCCCGCCCGCGCGGTGCTGGCCAGGGATCCGGTGGACCTGGTCATCTCCGACATGAAGCTGGGGGCGGCGGGCAGCGGCCTGGACGTGCTGCGCGCGGCGAGAGCGCTCAAGGAGCCGCCGGAGGTGGTGCTCATCACCGCCTTCGGCACGCCGTCCTCCGCGGTGGAGGCCATGCGCGAGGGCGCCTACGACTACATCTGCAAGCCCTTCGACAACGAGGAGCTGCGGCTCCTGGTGCACAAGGCGCTGGAGAAGCGCGCGCTGCGCCAGGAGAACAGCACGCTGAAGGCGCGGCTGTTGCCCGGGCTGGGCGGGCTGCTCGTGGGCACCAGCGCCCGCATGCGCGCCGTGTGGCAGCTGGTGGAGAAGGTGGCGCCGGGGCGCAGCACGGTGCTGGTGACGGGGGAGAGTGGCACCGGCAAGGAGTTGGTGGCGCGGGCCGTCCACCTGCGGGGCCACCGCGCGGCGCAGCCCTTCCTGCCCTTCAACTGCGCGGCCCTCAACGAGGGCGTGCTGGAGAGCGAGCTCTTCGGGCACATGCGCGGGTCCTTCACCGGCGCCACGCACGAGCGGCAGGGCCTGCTCATCTCCGCGGGCGAGGGCACGGTGATGCTGGACGAGGTGGGGGAGATGCCCCTGGCCACGCAGGTGAAGCTGTTGCGCGTGCTGCAGGAGCGCAAGGTGAAGCCGGTGGGCAGCGCGGCGGAGATCCCCTTCCAGGCGCGCGTCATCGCGGCCACCAACCGCAGGCTGGAGGCGGAGGTGAAGGCGGGCCGCTTCCGCGAGGACCTCTTCTACCGGCTCAACGTCATCACGCTGGAGCTGCCCCCGCTGCGCGAGCGGCCGGAGGACATCCCGGCCCTGGCGACGCACTTCCTGTCGCGCCTGGCGGAGGAGCTGGGGCGCCCGGGGCTGCGCTTCGCGCCGGAGACGCTGGCGTTGATGGAGCGCTACGCCTTTCCGGGCAACGTGCGCCAGCTGCAGAACATGGTGGAGCGCGCGGCCACGCTGTCGGACACGGACGTGCTCTCACCCGCGACGCTGCCGCCCTCCGTGCGCGGAGAGGCGGAGCCGCAGGCCCGCCCGGGTGACACCGGCGAGCCGGTGCTGGGACAGGGCTTCAACCTGGAGCGGCACCTGGACGACCACGAGCGCCGGCACCTGCTGGCCGCGCTCAAGCAGGCGCAGGGGGTGAAGACGCGCGCCGCGGAGCTCCTGGGCCTGTCGTTCCGCTCCTTCCGCTACCGGCTGGCGAAGCACGGCCTCACGGACGAACTGGACGAGCCCGGCAACACGCGCGTGGGCTGA